The Leifsonia williamsii genome includes a region encoding these proteins:
- the nadD gene encoding nicotinate-nucleotide adenylyltransferase yields the protein MELTEKSRPRIGVMGGTFDPIHHGHLVAASEVAQSFDLDEVIFVPTGQPWQKGEVTPAEHRYLMTVIATASNPRFTVSRVDIDRDGPTYTRDTLRDLHEERPDAELFFITGADAIAQILSWRDVDELWKLAHFVAVSRPGHDLSISGLPQQDVSLLEVPALAISSTDCRSRVSRGFPVWYLVPDGVVQYISKHHLYRSVA from the coding sequence ATGGAGCTGACGGAGAAGAGCCGCCCGCGCATCGGCGTGATGGGCGGCACCTTCGACCCCATCCATCACGGCCACCTGGTCGCCGCGAGCGAGGTCGCGCAGTCGTTCGACCTCGACGAGGTGATCTTCGTCCCCACCGGGCAGCCCTGGCAGAAGGGCGAGGTCACGCCGGCGGAGCACCGCTATCTGATGACGGTGATCGCCACGGCCTCCAACCCCCGGTTCACGGTCTCCCGCGTCGACATCGACCGCGACGGACCGACCTACACCCGTGACACGCTGCGCGACCTGCACGAGGAGCGCCCGGACGCCGAACTGTTCTTCATCACCGGCGCCGACGCCATCGCGCAGATCCTCAGCTGGCGCGATGTCGACGAGCTCTGGAAGCTCGCGCACTTCGTTGCTGTGAGTCGTCCGGGACACGACTTGAGTATTTCTGGATTGCCGCAGCAAGACGTAAGCTTGTTGGAAGTTCCGGCCCTGGCGATCTCGTCGACCGATTGCCGGAGCCGGGTGAGCAGGGGATTCCCGGTCTGGTACCTCGTACCCGACGGAGTGGTCCAGTACATCTCCAAACACCACTTGTATCGGAGCGTGGCATGA
- the rsfS gene encoding ribosome silencing factor, protein MTASPHALELLQLAAAAADSKGGEDLVGLDVSGPLPLTDAFLLVTGRVERNVVAIASEVEDRLNEAGVRTLRREGKAEGRWVLLDFGDLVVHVFHEEDRMYYSLERLWKDCPVIPIQLPVPERAE, encoded by the coding sequence GTGACCGCATCCCCGCACGCCCTCGAACTGCTGCAGCTCGCGGCGGCCGCAGCCGATTCCAAGGGCGGCGAGGACCTCGTCGGCCTCGACGTCTCCGGTCCGCTGCCCCTCACCGACGCCTTCCTGCTCGTCACGGGCCGTGTCGAGCGCAACGTCGTCGCCATCGCGAGCGAGGTGGAGGACCGGCTCAACGAGGCGGGCGTCCGCACGCTGCGCCGCGAGGGCAAGGCCGAGGGCCGCTGGGTGCTGCTCGACTTCGGCGACCTGGTCGTCCACGTCTTCCACGAGGAGGACCGGATGTACTACTCGCTGGAGCGGCTCTGGAAGGACTGCCCCGTCATCCCGATCCAGCTCCCGGTCCCGGAGCGCGCAGAGTAA
- a CDS encoding zf-TFIIB domain-containing protein, which produces MKCPTDNATLVMSERSGIEIDYCPECRGVWLDRGELDKIIDRAGAGSTPAQPQQGYPQHQAPVPPAYPQQAYPQQHQYPQEGQYPYKKKRENWLSELFD; this is translated from the coding sequence ATGAAGTGTCCCACCGACAACGCGACCCTCGTCATGAGTGAGCGCAGCGGCATCGAGATCGACTACTGCCCCGAATGCCGAGGGGTGTGGCTCGACCGCGGAGAGCTCGACAAGATCATCGACCGCGCCGGCGCCGGCAGCACACCCGCCCAGCCGCAGCAGGGCTACCCGCAGCACCAGGCGCCGGTCCCGCCGGCCTACCCGCAGCAGGCGTACCCGCAGCAGCACCAGTACCCGCAGGAGGGCCAGTACCCGTACAAGAAGAAGCGCGAGAACTGGCTCAGCGAGCTGTTCGACTGA
- a CDS encoding erythromycin esterase family protein, with amino-acid sequence MTEQDSPDALTRWLRAHAARLSTLDPDAEDDTDLEPLLDIVGDARVVAIGESMHRAHEFLQLRHRVFRFLARRAGFTALVLESGFPEGAIVDGWLRDGGAGVRGVLERGISYGFGRCEEQLDQLARMREQRLRSGLPLRFSGMDLADSAASALTGVETALGLLDDLDPAYAAHAHSTLLPLFAYLPRDRSGIAQAAITIQAYLALPAAIRYELTARIGDLVARLRARRPEFRTLADPERVETALRAAEVAQATDAFLAAMTAGPTRTWPGANLRDATMADTVEWILRREPRVVIGAANGHVQKRPFLAPPFVPSPMTTVGEHLADRLGTDYVVIGSAFDGGEAWLHRPRPEDRPGHSTPFVQRMNPAAPSSLDGALSSASTEPYLVDLRGVDGEAAALLDATSGTLNGDELQPVDARAAFDAMAFVGTVTPWHTWIETPR; translated from the coding sequence GTGACCGAGCAGGACTCCCCCGACGCCCTCACGCGCTGGCTGCGCGCGCACGCCGCCCGCCTCTCCACGCTCGACCCGGACGCCGAGGACGACACCGACCTGGAGCCGCTCCTCGACATCGTGGGCGACGCCCGCGTCGTCGCCATCGGCGAGTCGATGCACCGGGCGCACGAGTTCCTCCAGCTGCGCCACCGGGTGTTCCGCTTCCTGGCGCGCCGCGCGGGCTTCACCGCGCTCGTGCTCGAGAGCGGGTTCCCCGAGGGCGCGATCGTCGACGGGTGGCTCCGCGACGGCGGTGCGGGCGTGCGCGGCGTCCTCGAGCGCGGCATCTCGTACGGCTTCGGCCGCTGCGAGGAGCAGCTCGACCAGCTGGCAAGGATGCGCGAGCAGCGTCTCCGCTCGGGCCTGCCCCTGCGGTTCTCCGGGATGGACCTCGCCGATTCCGCCGCCAGCGCCCTGACCGGGGTGGAGACCGCTCTCGGGCTGCTGGACGACCTCGACCCCGCGTACGCCGCCCACGCGCACAGCACCCTGCTCCCCCTGTTCGCGTATCTGCCGCGCGACCGCAGCGGGATCGCGCAGGCCGCCATCACCATCCAGGCGTACCTGGCCCTCCCCGCAGCCATTCGCTACGAGCTCACGGCGCGGATCGGCGACCTCGTCGCCCGGCTCCGCGCCCGACGGCCGGAGTTCCGCACGCTCGCCGATCCCGAGCGGGTCGAGACGGCCCTGCGTGCGGCAGAGGTCGCCCAGGCGACCGACGCCTTCCTCGCGGCGATGACCGCGGGCCCGACCCGCACCTGGCCGGGCGCGAACCTCCGCGATGCGACCATGGCGGACACCGTCGAGTGGATCCTGCGTCGGGAGCCGCGCGTGGTGATCGGAGCAGCGAACGGGCATGTGCAGAAGCGGCCGTTCCTCGCCCCGCCGTTCGTCCCCTCCCCCATGACAACGGTCGGCGAGCATCTCGCCGACCGCCTCGGGACCGACTACGTGGTCATCGGCAGCGCGTTCGACGGCGGCGAGGCGTGGCTGCACCGCCCGCGGCCGGAGGACCGGCCCGGCCACTCCACCCCCTTCGTCCAGCGAATGAACCCGGCCGCGCCGTCGTCGCTGGATGGTGCCCTGTCGAGTGCGTCGACGGAGCCCTACCTGGTCGACCTCCGCGGCGTCGATGGCGAGGCGGCTGCCCTGCTCGACGCGACGAGCGGCACCCTCAACGGGGACGAGCTGCAGCCGGTGGACGCGCGCGCGGCCTTCGACGCGATGGCCTTCGTGGGCACCGTCACCCCATGGCACACCTGGATCGAGACACCGCGCTGA
- a CDS encoding MerR family transcriptional regulator produces the protein MQIGELSERTGVAPATIKYYVREGLLPAGERLGGNRTEYSDAHEQRLRLVRAMLEIGQLSVASVRDVLAALDEPGAPIAATFDVAQQALSRAAVPDVSEPTAASLARVDALVARASWGDCDDNIGRDIAARVLDGFERAGFPLPDDYLDRYAEAAQVQAEADLGAVGLLPDRSRMTELMVVGTILGDPLALGLRRIAQAVVTNRRSTP, from the coding sequence ATGCAGATCGGAGAGCTGTCGGAGCGGACGGGAGTCGCGCCCGCCACCATCAAGTACTACGTGCGCGAGGGCCTCCTGCCCGCCGGGGAACGGCTCGGGGGCAACCGCACGGAGTACTCCGACGCGCACGAGCAGCGGCTGCGGCTCGTGCGGGCGATGCTCGAGATCGGCCAGCTCTCGGTCGCCTCCGTGCGCGACGTCCTCGCCGCGCTCGACGAGCCGGGGGCTCCGATCGCGGCCACCTTCGACGTGGCGCAGCAGGCGCTGTCGCGCGCGGCGGTGCCGGACGTGTCCGAGCCGACCGCGGCCTCCCTGGCCCGCGTTGATGCGCTGGTGGCGCGCGCCAGCTGGGGCGACTGCGACGACAACATCGGGCGCGACATCGCCGCGCGCGTGCTCGACGGGTTCGAGCGCGCCGGCTTCCCGCTTCCCGACGACTACCTCGACCGGTACGCGGAGGCGGCGCAGGTGCAGGCGGAGGCCGACCTCGGCGCCGTCGGCCTGCTGCCCGACCGCTCGCGGATGACCGAGCTCATGGTCGTCGGCACCATCCTGGGCGACCCGCTCGCCCTCGGTCTGCGCAGGATCGCGCAGGCCGTCGTCACGAACCGGAGGAGCACGCCATGA
- a CDS encoding LCP family protein: MTDSPRRQQRPRGPAPVRHGRLPRRRAAGLVLRIVALVAAVAVVSVGSVAGYAVWDVAHSVKKGVALVTRSGQTQQPVPNVGAIEGGVNLLLAGTDSRSDLGGIYETQEEQDASSGAGNNDVTMLLHIAQDHKSMMVVSFPRDLMTKIPDCPSPDGNGTVDGSSYAQFNTALSRGGLACVVLTVEELTGLNIPFAATINFAGVSAMSNAVGGVTVCLASPVKDDYTNPPLDLQAGQQELVGDTALSFLRSRHGVGDGSDLGRISNQQVFLSALARKIVSGGVLSNPVQLYALAKAAVANVTPSESLSNPTTLVQIAMAVKDTGLDNMVFVQYPTVEDPDDVNRVVVQSDAADALNEALVNDQPVRLTGTTGVASEDPTATATPTPGSTDGGGTDAATPDSGAPAAPGTEQPAAPGATPTPTGTGAVDLPSTITGQTAAQQTCTKGND, translated from the coding sequence ATGACCGACTCACCGCGCCGACAGCAGCGCCCGCGCGGACCGGCGCCGGTCCGGCACGGGCGCCTGCCCCGGCGACGCGCCGCCGGGCTGGTCCTGCGGATCGTGGCGCTGGTCGCCGCCGTGGCCGTGGTGAGTGTCGGGTCGGTGGCCGGGTACGCGGTGTGGGATGTGGCCCACTCGGTGAAGAAGGGTGTCGCCCTCGTCACGCGGTCGGGGCAGACGCAGCAGCCGGTGCCGAACGTCGGTGCGATCGAGGGCGGCGTGAATCTGCTGCTCGCGGGGACCGACAGCCGGAGCGACCTCGGCGGCATCTACGAGACGCAGGAGGAGCAGGACGCCAGCAGCGGCGCCGGCAACAACGACGTCACGATGCTGCTGCACATCGCTCAGGACCACAAGAGCATGATGGTCGTCAGCTTCCCGCGCGACCTGATGACGAAGATCCCGGACTGCCCGTCGCCGGACGGCAACGGCACCGTCGACGGCAGCTCGTACGCGCAGTTCAACACGGCGCTCTCGCGCGGCGGGCTGGCGTGCGTGGTGCTGACCGTGGAGGAGCTGACCGGCCTGAACATCCCGTTCGCGGCCACGATCAACTTCGCCGGGGTGAGTGCGATGTCGAACGCGGTCGGCGGCGTGACCGTGTGCCTGGCGTCGCCCGTGAAGGACGACTACACGAACCCGCCGCTCGACCTCCAGGCCGGGCAGCAGGAGCTGGTGGGGGACACCGCGCTGTCCTTCCTGCGCAGCCGCCACGGCGTGGGCGACGGCAGCGACCTCGGCCGCATCTCCAACCAGCAGGTGTTCCTGTCGGCGCTCGCGCGCAAGATCGTCAGCGGCGGCGTGCTCTCGAACCCGGTGCAGCTCTATGCGCTCGCGAAGGCGGCGGTGGCGAACGTGACGCCGTCGGAGTCGCTGAGCAACCCGACGACGCTCGTGCAGATCGCGATGGCGGTGAAGGACACCGGTCTCGACAACATGGTGTTCGTCCAGTACCCGACCGTCGAGGATCCGGACGACGTGAACCGCGTGGTGGTGCAGAGCGACGCCGCCGACGCGCTCAACGAGGCGCTCGTGAACGACCAGCCGGTGCGGCTCACCGGGACGACGGGCGTGGCGTCGGAGGACCCGACCGCCACGGCGACGCCGACCCCGGGCAGCACGGACGGCGGCGGCACGGACGCGGCGACCCCCGATTCCGGCGCGCCGGCAGCGCCCGGCACCGAGCAGCCGGCGGCCCCGGGCGCCACGCCGACGCCGACCGGCACGGGCGCGGTCGACCTCCCGTCGACGATCACCGGCCAGACGGCTGCACAGCAGACCTGCACGAAGGGCAACGACTAG